From one Streptomyces sp. NBC_01478 genomic stretch:
- a CDS encoding ABC transporter ATP-binding protein → MTTDDIRTDSDRALLPTATPARTRAAVRELLRPQRGLAAAGFGLMVLATAVGLLTQPLLGHIVDVVTEHRSPDDLTFPVLALAGVALVQGVTTALGMSLVSRLGETALARLRELFVERALSLPLDRVEKAGSGDLNSRVTRDVSRVADAVRGALPELARSALSIVLTLGALALLDWRFLLAALIAVPVQAHTARWYVRNAVPLYAKERIATGTQQQQLLDTIGGARTVRAYRLQKGHTERVTARSRSAVELTMSGVQLMLRFYSRLHIAEYLGLSAVLATGFLLVRNGSASVGTATAAALYFHTLFGPVNTALVLLDDAQSATAGLARLVGVVDEPAPVVADRADDRTTAGGPPSVTLAGVSHAYVPGRPVLHDVDLEIRPKERVALVGTTGAGKTTLAKLVAGLHRPQSGRIEVGGAEPDEAGQLVGLVTQEVHVFAGPLAEDLRLARPDAHTEELREALATVGALGWVEALPEGLDTVVGDGGHRLTADRAQQLALARLLLADPPVVVLDEATAEAGSSGARQLDEAAEQALRGRTALVVAHRLSQAASADRVIVLSDGRVVESGTHDELLGAQGQYAALWHAWSGSRSAEAAPEAH, encoded by the coding sequence ATGACGACGGACGACATACGGACGGACTCCGACCGTGCTCTCCTCCCCACCGCCACCCCCGCCCGCACCCGCGCTGCGGTGCGTGAACTGCTGCGCCCGCAGCGGGGGTTGGCCGCCGCCGGGTTCGGGCTGATGGTGCTGGCCACGGCCGTCGGGCTGCTCACCCAGCCGCTGCTGGGCCACATCGTCGACGTCGTCACCGAGCACCGCTCCCCCGACGACCTCACCTTCCCCGTGCTCGCGCTGGCCGGAGTCGCCCTGGTCCAGGGCGTGACCACCGCACTCGGCATGTCCCTGGTGTCACGGCTCGGGGAGACCGCGCTCGCGCGACTGCGTGAACTGTTCGTCGAGCGGGCCCTGTCGCTCCCCCTGGACCGGGTGGAGAAGGCCGGGTCCGGTGACCTCAACTCCCGTGTCACGCGCGATGTTTCGCGGGTCGCCGACGCCGTGCGCGGGGCGTTGCCCGAGCTGGCGCGGTCCGCGCTGTCGATCGTGCTGACGCTGGGCGCGCTCGCGCTGCTGGACTGGCGGTTCCTGCTGGCGGCGCTGATCGCGGTGCCGGTGCAGGCGCACACCGCACGCTGGTATGTGCGCAACGCCGTTCCCCTGTACGCCAAGGAGCGCATCGCCACCGGGACCCAGCAGCAGCAGTTGCTGGACACCATCGGCGGGGCGCGGACCGTGCGGGCGTACCGCTTGCAGAAGGGCCACACGGAACGGGTCACCGCCCGTTCGCGCTCGGCGGTCGAACTGACCATGAGCGGTGTGCAGTTGATGCTCCGCTTCTACAGCCGGCTGCACATCGCCGAGTATCTGGGGCTGTCCGCCGTCCTGGCCACCGGGTTCCTCCTGGTGCGCAACGGCTCCGCCTCGGTCGGTACGGCCACCGCCGCCGCGCTGTACTTCCACACTCTCTTCGGCCCGGTCAACACCGCGCTGGTGCTGCTGGACGACGCCCAGTCGGCAACGGCCGGACTGGCACGGCTCGTTGGCGTGGTGGACGAGCCCGCGCCCGTGGTCGCCGACCGCGCGGACGACCGTACGACCGCCGGCGGGCCGCCCTCCGTGACGCTGGCCGGAGTCTCCCACGCGTATGTGCCGGGTCGCCCGGTACTGCACGACGTCGACCTGGAGATCCGGCCCAAAGAGCGGGTCGCGCTGGTCGGTACCACCGGTGCGGGCAAGACGACCCTGGCCAAGCTGGTCGCGGGGCTGCACCGCCCGCAGTCGGGCCGGATCGAGGTCGGCGGCGCCGAGCCGGACGAGGCCGGGCAGTTGGTCGGGCTCGTCACGCAGGAAGTGCATGTTTTTGCCGGGCCGCTCGCCGAGGATCTGCGGCTGGCCCGCCCGGACGCGCACACCGAGGAACTGCGCGAGGCGCTCGCCACGGTGGGTGCGCTCGGCTGGGTGGAGGCGTTGCCGGAGGGCCTGGACACGGTCGTCGGCGACGGCGGTCACCGGCTGACCGCCGACCGCGCGCAGCAACTCGCCCTCGCCCGGCTCCTGTTGGCGGACCCCCCGGTCGTCGTCCTCGACGAGGCCACGGCGGAGGCGGGCAGTTCGGGCGCCCGGCAGCTCGACGAGGCCGCCGAACAGGCCCTGCGCGGCCGGACCGCACTGGTCGTGGCGCACCGGCTCAGTCAGGCCGCGTCCGCGGACCGGGTGATCGTCCTGAGTGACGGCCGGGTCGTGGAGAGCGGCACGCACGACGAACTCCTCGGCGCCCAGGGCCAGTACGCGGCTCTGTGGCACGCCTGGTCCGGCAGCCGCTCCGCCGAGGCCGCCCCCGAAGCCCACTAA
- a CDS encoding iron-siderophore ABC transporter substrate-binding protein, producing MPRATRAARLSGLLASVLLLAVTAVGCGSSNSDSTSSSSNTSGSDSKASADAFPVTIAHKFGSTTIKSEPKRIVTVGLTDQDAVLALGKVPVGTTEWLGGYKGAIGPWAQDKLGSSAAPTVLKDTGTGPQVEKIAALKPDLILAVYSGLTKAQYQSLSQFAPVVAQPKAYNDYGVPWQQQTEEIGQALGKADEAKTLVAGVEAKFDAAKKANPAFADATAVMATPYEGVFVYGSQDPRSRLLSDLGFSLPTGLDKVIGDTFGANISKERYDLLDQKVAVWIVPDTTTAVTKLHDDKIYGDLNVVKQGREVFVKETSDYGNAVSLSTVLSIPYVLERLVPQLAAAVDGKTSTKVEQPAS from the coding sequence ATGCCCCGCGCCACCAGAGCTGCCCGGCTGTCCGGCCTGCTCGCCTCCGTCCTCCTGCTGGCCGTCACGGCGGTCGGCTGCGGTTCCTCCAACTCCGACTCCACGTCGTCCAGTTCGAACACGTCGGGGTCCGACTCGAAGGCCTCCGCGGACGCTTTCCCCGTGACGATCGCCCACAAGTTCGGCAGTACGACGATCAAGTCCGAGCCCAAGCGGATCGTCACCGTCGGTCTCACCGACCAGGACGCCGTCCTCGCGCTGGGCAAGGTGCCGGTCGGTACGACCGAGTGGCTCGGCGGCTACAAGGGCGCGATCGGCCCCTGGGCCCAGGACAAGCTGGGCAGTTCGGCCGCGCCGACCGTCCTGAAGGACACCGGCACCGGTCCGCAGGTGGAGAAGATCGCCGCGCTGAAGCCCGATCTGATCCTCGCCGTGTACTCGGGCCTGACCAAGGCGCAGTACCAGAGCCTGTCGCAGTTCGCGCCGGTCGTCGCCCAGCCGAAGGCCTACAACGACTACGGCGTGCCGTGGCAGCAGCAGACCGAGGAGATCGGCCAGGCGCTCGGCAAGGCCGACGAGGCCAAGACCCTGGTGGCGGGCGTCGAGGCCAAGTTCGATGCGGCCAAGAAGGCCAACCCCGCCTTCGCCGACGCGACGGCCGTCATGGCCACCCCGTACGAGGGCGTGTTCGTCTACGGCAGCCAGGACCCTCGCTCCCGGCTCCTCTCCGACCTGGGCTTCTCGCTGCCGACGGGCCTCGACAAGGTCATTGGTGACACGTTCGGCGCCAACATCAGCAAGGAGCGCTACGACCTGCTCGACCAGAAGGTCGCCGTGTGGATCGTGCCGGACACCACCACGGCCGTCACCAAGCTCCATGACGACAAGATCTACGGCGACCTGAACGTGGTGAAGCAGGGCCGCGAGGTCTTCGTCAAGGAGACCAGCGACTACGGCAACGCGGTATCCCTTTCTACGGTGTTGAGCATTCCCTACGTCCTGGAGCGCCTGGTGCCGCAGCTCGCGGCCGCGGTGGACGGCAAGACGTCGACGAAGGTGGAGCAGCCCGCTTCCTGA
- a CDS encoding MbtH family protein yields the protein MSNPFENPDGVYSVLVNDEGQHSLWPEFVDVPAGWTVAYGPAGRQECLDHIETNWTDMRPKSLVDGG from the coding sequence ATGAGCAACCCGTTCGAGAACCCCGACGGCGTCTACTCCGTTCTCGTCAACGACGAGGGCCAGCACAGTCTTTGGCCCGAGTTCGTGGACGTACCGGCGGGCTGGACGGTCGCGTACGGACCGGCCGGACGGCAGGAGTGCCTCGACCACATCGAGACCAACTGGACGGACATGAGGCCCAAGAGCCTGGTCGACGGGGGCTGA